The following nucleotide sequence is from Aneurinibacillus soli.
GAAGTAAAAACAATGCATCACACTAAGGAAGGCTGGACATTGAACTTCTCTTCCCGCATATAAAAAGACAGAACCCTTTGCCCGGCAATGACCCGGCAAAGGGTTCCGTCTTTTTCGTTTAAACGCTTGTTTAAACCGTATGTCGGACAGGAAGCAAGATATCTACGGTCGTGCCACGACCTATCTGGCTGGAAAAGAGAAGCTCTCCACCATGTTCCTTTATAAACTTAAAGCAAATCATCAAGCCGAGGCCCGTTCCTTTTTCTTTTAATGTATAAAACGGCTCTCCTAATCGGGCGATTCGTTCAGCCGGTATGCCACAGCCGCTGTCTGTAATGCTGATCTTCACTCGTTCTCCTGCCATACGGACCTTTATGGTCACACACCCTCCATCCGGCATAGCTTCCATCGCATTTTTAATAATATTAATAAACACCTGTTTAAGTTGATTTTCTTCACATGTAATCATAGGGGTATTCGTATATTCTGTCTTAATCTCAATATTATTGAGCAAAGCCTGTGCCCCTAAAAGTACGGTGACACCGGTTAAAAGCTGCTGCACGTCACACTCTCGAAATCTCCGAACTTGAGGCTTAGCCAATGCCAAAAATTCATTCGTAATCATCTCAATCCGCTCTAACTCAGAAAACATCAGTTCGAAATAATGAGTGTGCTCCGTATCTTTCCCCAAAAGCTGAATGAATCCCTTCAGCGTTGTCAACGGATTACGAATTTCATGAGCAATTCCCGCAGCCAACTCACCAATAATAGACAGCTTCTCTGATTTTTGCAGCAGTTCTTCCGTTCGTTTTCGCTCGCTTACATCCCGGCATATAATCAACAAGGATTCGACTTCTCCCTGCTCATCGAGCACTGGCTGTATGCGTGTATCCAGGTACACCCAGACCCCGGTTTTATGATGGATACGAAATTCAACTTCTCCCTGCTGCTTTGCTTCTACGCAGTGAATAAATGTATCTTGCAACAACGGTAGATCATCTGGATGAATTAGCTTTCGGCGCTTTTCCCCTCTGATTTCCTCTATTTCTTCCTGGCTGTATCCAATCATTACTTGATGAGAGGGCGAAGCATATTCGATTCGACCATCCGGCTTACTCACAACAATTAAATCTGTTGTATTCTCGGCAATGTATCGATATTTTGCTTCACTCAGACGCAGTGCTTCCTCCTGTTTTTTCCGATTCGTAATATCCAAAGACACGATCGAAAAGCTAGAAATCTGCTTTTCTTCGTCCCAGATGGGCGAGATCGTGATAGCTACATATCGATGATGTCCATTTTTACACTGTGCAACTGTCTCCAATCCAATAACCGATTCCCCACCTGATACCCGATCGAATACCTCCTTCATCATCATTTCTTTCTCTGGTAGAATTACCGGAAGCGGGCCCCCTCGAATTTCCTTCTCCGTCCAGCCGTACAACGTTTCAAACGCACGGTTTACCTGCCGAACATTCCGATTCTGATCGAGAATCATAATCGCATCTGCACTGTACAGAAGAAAAGCTTCCATCTGATCCTTGGCATTCTGAAGCAAGGTAAGTAAGTCATTCGAGCGTCGCAAATATTCAGCCGCATACAAGACAAGAATGCCACCACTCAGAAAAATCAAAATAAAGTTGATCCAGATGCGAAAAAACAGCTCTGTATCTTTCATAATAAACAGAAAGATCACGCCATTTTGTATCGCCATGTAGACTAGCATAAGGAGACCAGCCACCCAGCGAACAGACAGGCGTCGCCCAATAAACAGACAGACCACCGAGATCAGCAACACACTCCCCATTCCAATAAGTGCCATTAAATCCATATCTGTCATCATCAGACGAAACAATCCTACCAGCAAGCCAGCCACAATGGGCGCCTGCCATCCTGTACCATACAAAGTTGCCAGCATAATAGGAAGTTGACGCATATCTATAAAAATATGAGGGCCAGCTGTAATCGTAAACTGCATCATCACGATCCCCATTATTCCGTATACAATTCCCTCTTTATACGCAAATTTAGCACTTTTCTTTGCATTTAAATTACTGAAAATATAATTAGCAATAAACAACAGACTAATAAACACAGCGATATGAATAAATAGTTCACGCAACATCTGCTTTACGCTCAACCTTCTTTAAAATCATAACATTTTTACGATACCATACCGCAAGCTCCACATCACCCAAAATATCTCCCAGTATACGCACAAAAAAATCACCTGCTTCCATATAAATCGGATGCAGGTGATTTTTTCATTATATTAAAACGCATCGATAACTGTTACTTCAGAAACCAGGAAACGGCTGGATGCATGGGCCGCTTTTGCCGCCTTACCAACTGTAATCACCATAACCGGAAGATAACGATCCGGCACATTGAACGCCTTCTTGCATTGTTGTTTATCAAATCCGCCAATCGGGCATGTATCATATCCCTTCGCCTTTGCAACAAGCATAAGCTGCATAGCCGCCAGAGAAGCATTCAAAATCGCTTCATCTCGTGCAATTGTCGGAGAAGATGCATAGGCACCTTTGATCTGGCTGACAAGTGTGTTCTTTACTTCTTCATTCATGAAGCCACTTTCAACTGCTTCGCCGTATACACGCTCTGCATTTTTGTCAGCTTCTAGATCACCTAGTACAACTACCGTAAACGAACTATCAACAACCTGCTGCTGATTGTATGCGATTGGAAGCATTTTTTGCTTAGCTTCCTCTGACTTGATGATAAGAAACTTCCAATGCTGTAGGTTCCAAGAAGACGGAGCCTGAGAAGTTA
It contains:
- a CDS encoding PAS domain S-box protein, with protein sequence MSVKQMLRELFIHIAVFISLLFIANYIFSNLNAKKSAKFAYKEGIVYGIMGIVMMQFTITAGPHIFIDMRQLPIMLATLYGTGWQAPIVAGLLVGLFRLMMTDMDLMALIGMGSVLLISVVCLFIGRRLSVRWVAGLLMLVYMAIQNGVIFLFIMKDTELFFRIWINFILIFLSGGILVLYAAEYLRRSNDLLTLLQNAKDQMEAFLLYSADAIMILDQNRNVRQVNRAFETLYGWTEKEIRGGPLPVILPEKEMMMKEVFDRVSGGESVIGLETVAQCKNGHHRYVAITISPIWDEEKQISSFSIVSLDITNRKKQEEALRLSEAKYRYIAENTTDLIVVSKPDGRIEYASPSHQVMIGYSQEEIEEIRGEKRRKLIHPDDLPLLQDTFIHCVEAKQQGEVEFRIHHKTGVWVYLDTRIQPVLDEQGEVESLLIICRDVSERKRTEELLQKSEKLSIIGELAAGIAHEIRNPLTTLKGFIQLLGKDTEHTHYFELMFSELERIEMITNEFLALAKPQVRRFRECDVQQLLTGVTVLLGAQALLNNIEIKTEYTNTPMITCEENQLKQVFINIIKNAMEAMPDGGCVTIKVRMAGERVKISITDSGCGIPAERIARLGEPFYTLKEKGTGLGLMICFKFIKEHGGELLFSSQIGRGTTVDILLPVRHTV
- a CDS encoding nitroreductase family protein, with product MEATHNPVLQVMNDRHSVRAYEKGHVISDAEIEEMLAVTSQAPSSWNLQHWKFLIIKSEEAKQKMLPIAYNQQQVVDSSFTVVVLGDLEADKNAERVYGEAVESGFMNEEVKNTLVSQIKGAYASSPTIARDEAILNASLAAMQLMLVAKAKGYDTCPIGGFDKQQCKKAFNVPDRYLPVMVITVGKAAKAAHASSRFLVSEVTVIDAF